In one window of Branchiostoma floridae strain S238N-H82 chromosome 14, Bfl_VNyyK, whole genome shotgun sequence DNA:
- the LOC118430016 gene encoding GTPase HRas, protein MTEYKLVVVGAGGVGKSALTIQLIQNHFVDEYDPTIEDSYRKQVVIDGETCLLDILDTAGQEEYSAMRDQYMRTGEGFLCVFALNNTKSFEDISMYREQIKRVKDSEQVPMVLVGNKADLPQRVIDNKQAQDMAKSYSIPYVETSAKTRLGVEDAFYTLVREIRMDKANRQATKRQGKDGTSGTCCVLL, encoded by the exons ATGACGGAGTACAAGTTGGTGGTGGTGGGAGCGGGCGGCGTGGGAAAAAGTGCCCTGACCATCCAGCTGATACAGAACCATTTCGTGGACGAGTACGACCCGACGATCGAAGACTCGTACAGGAAACAGGTGGTGATCGACGGAGAGACGTGTCTACTGGACATACTGGACACGGCGGGGCAGGAGGAGTACAGTGCCATGCGGGACCAGTACATGCGCACCGGCGAGGGATTCCTCTGTGTCTTCGCCCTCAACAACACCAAGAGTTTCGAGGACATCTCAATGTACCGGGAACAAATCAAGCGGGTCAAGGACTCAGAACAGGTCCCCATGGTCCTGGTGGGGAACAAGGCTGATCTCCCACAGCGGGTGATTGACAATAAGCAGGCCCAGGACATGGCTAAG AGCTACTCCATCCCCTATGTTGAAACGTCAGCAAAGACCCGACTAGGAGTCGAGGACGCATTCTACACGTTGGTGCGAGAAATCAGAATGGACAAGGCGAATCGACAGGCCACCAAACGACAAGGAAAGGACGGAACTAGCGGGACCTGCTGTGTTCTGTTGTAA
- the LOC118430015 gene encoding pteridine reductase 1-like — translation MEGACGDGGGRIPVAMVTGSSQRLGACTVKHLHQAGYNVIIHYRKSQAPAEELAQSLNSVRPNSATTLQADLCKGDTEKMAKELIIAAVEKWGRLDVLVNNASDFFPTPMGTVDGDQWKTVMGSNLKAPFFLSQAAIPHLKATKGCIINMADIHGQRPLAGYSVYCIAKAGLIMSTMALAKDLAPDVRVNAVAPGAILWPDQEWDVNNSLSRIPMGRQGSPEDIAKAIVFLVKEAPYVTGQVLPVDGGRSLSQ, via the exons ATGGAGGGAGCATGTGGAGATGGGGGTGGGCGTatccctgttgccatggtaaccggaTCTTCCCAACGCCTGGGAGCCTGCACAGTGAAACATCTGCACCAGGCAGGGTACAATGTCATCATCCACTACAGGAAGTCCCAGGCTCCGGCTGAGGAGCTGGCTCAGAGTTTGAACAG TGTTCGTCCCAACTCTGCAACCACATTGCAAGCAGACCTCTGTAAGGGGGATACTGAGAAAATGGCAAAGGAG CTGATCATTGCTGCAGTAGAGAAGTGGGGTCGGCTGGATGTCCTTGTGAACAACGCCTCAGATTTCTTCCCCACCCCTATGGGCACTGTAGACGGAGACCAGTGGAAGACTGTCATGGGCAGCAACCTTAAGGCACCCTTCTTCTTGTCTCAG GCAGCAATCCCACATCTCAAAGCCACAAAGGGCtgcatcatcaacatggctgacaTACATGGCCAGCGCCCTCTGGCAGGTTACTCTGTGTACTGCATTGCCAAGGCTGGACTGATCATGTCCACCATGGCCCTGGCTAAAGACCTTGCACCAGACGTCAGGGTCAATGCCGTTGCACCAGGAGCTATCCTATGGCCTGATCAGGAATGGGACGTTAACAATTCTTTAAGTAGGATACCAATGGGCAGGCAGGGGAGTCCGGAAGACATAGCAAAGGCTATCGTTTTCTTGGTGAAGGAAGCTCCTTATGTTACTGGTCAAGTCTTACCTGTGGATGGGGGAAGGTCACTCAGTCAGTAG
- the LOC118430014 gene encoding solute carrier family 46 member 3-like, producing MLFLYCTAVFMYQPIYQLYLFSVVANDTSPYWKQDYCDPNMTYFNESDPDYLDDKWLTDEVTKWDTIITLTGSVPGLFTAVILGTMSDQLGRKINLVLSCVAGILQAGLGLLIVFLQLPVWAFIPGSIIAGISGGGGVFFGACYSYVVDISQSERETTIRIAILDTTIGLASVVGTVVAGVVLTTAGFPDGVRGPFVFLFAAYVVCMLYAIFCLRETRPTDWKNVQLFSKGYLTAAVKLLRKKQVSLYGRVTDGWNKRLILFLLAGAFYFAQADGAVSFPVFLTSAPPFCWTPLQTGILQGALSACGLTSLFGILILQRCLSYPVMTQIGIVSCLLVLVLTAVSSLCPDYNLALYMTPVLGAFITMPQSLISAALSLMVGPNDQGSLFALIQFTQGAMTTVTTPFLNYIWAITSMGIMPGFVQLLSALLVGVASAMIGLVQYWDWRSPAGYQLVPAVENTEDSEGRINADADDFLRGYNPAIV from the exons ATGCTCTTCCTCTACTGTACAGCAGTGTTCATGTACCAACCCATCTACCAGCTCTACCTCTTCAGTGTGGTAGCGAACGACACCTCCCCGTACTGGAAGCAGGACTACTGTGACCCAAACATGACGTACTTCAACGAGTCCGATCCGGACTACCTCGATGACAAATGGCTGACAGACG AGGTAACAAAATGGGACACGATCATCACCCTGACGGGCTCGGTACCGGGGCTGTTCACGGCCGTCATCCTCGGCACCATGTCCGACCAGCTCGGCAGGAAGATCAACCTGGTCCTCAGCTGTGTGGCGGGGATCCTACAGGCCGGGCTGGGGCTCCTCATTGTCTTCTTACAACTACCTGTCTGGGCGTTCATCCCAG GAAGTATCATCGCGGGTATTTCCGGGGGTGGTGGGGTATTTTTCGGCGCTTGCTATTCCTACGTCGTCGACATCTCCCAGTCTGAAAGAGAGACAACTATCCGAATCGCCATCTTGGACACCACGATTGGCCTGGCCAGCGTAGTGGGAACTGTTGTCGCGGGAGTCGTCCTCACAACCGCCGGGTTCCCAGACGGCGTCCGCGGCCCCTTCGTCTTCCTCTTCGCCGCATACGTCGTCTGCATGCTCTACGCCATCTTCTGTCTGAGAGAGACGCGGCCGACGGATTGGAAGAACGTCCAGCTCTTCTCAAAAGGGTATCTCACCGCCGCTGTCAAACTGCTAAGAAAGAAGCAGGTGTCTCTGTACGGTAGAGTGACGGACGGGTGGAACAAGCGGCTCATACTATTCCTGTTGGCGGGTGCGTTTTACTTCGCGCAGGCGGACGGTGCGGTGAGCTTCCCGGTCTTCCTTACCTCCGCCCCGCCGTTCTGTTGGACGCCTCTGCAGACAGGCATCCTACAAGGCGCCCTGTCAGCCTGCGGTCTGACGTCACTGTTCGGTATCCTCATCCTGCAGAGATGCCTCTCCTACCCAGTCATGACACAG ATCGGTATTGTGTCTTGCTTGCTGGTGTTGGTGCTGACGGCCGTGTCAAGTTTGTGCCCAGACTACAACCTGGCTCTCTACATGA CCCCCGTTCTTGGAGCGTTCATCACCATGCCCCAGTCACTGATCTCTGCTGCTCTGTCTCTCATGGTCGGACCAAACGATCAAG GATCGCTGTTTGCATTGATCCAGTTTACACAGGGTGCCATGACTACAGTGACTACTCCATTCTTAAACTACATCTGGGCCATTACCTCCATGGGTATCATGCCAGGGTTTGTCCAACTGCTGTCCGCTCTATTAGTGGGAGTAGCGTCTGCTATGATTGG ACTTGTTCAGTACTGGGACTGGCGGTCCCCAGCAGGGTACCAGCTGGTTCCTGCTGTAGAGAACACGGAGGACTCGGAGGGCCGCATCAACGCTGATGCTGACGATTTCCTGAGGGGATACAACCCCGCAATTGTTTAA